In a single window of the Acidobacteriaceae bacterium genome:
- the sthA gene encoding Si-specific NAD(P)(+) transhydrogenase, translated as MANPYDLIVIGSGPAGQRAAIYGAKLNKRVALIEAREVVGGVCINTGTIPSKTMREAVLHLSGYNYKSIYGMNYRVKERITMADLAFRVQHVIKTEVDVTDAQLSRNNVEVLTGVASFEDPTHVKVTNTRGQTVYEGQNVIIATGTKPASSPKVPINGTTIVNSDQVLNLANLPKTMIIVGGGVIGVEYCCMFAALGVRVTLIERRPRLLEFADQEIVEALSYHLRDARVTMRLNEEVESVEESEGSVVANLESKKKLQGDALLYAVGRQGNVDELNLSAAGIEADARGRIPVDKDFRTKQPIVFAVGDVIGFPSLASVSMEQGRIAAARAFGDQTIVSNPSFYPYGIYTIPEISFIGKTEEQLTEEDVPYEVGVAYYREIARGQIRGDTTGRLKLIFHRGNHSILGVHIIGEGASELLHIGQAVMALGGRLEYFVDTVFNYPTLAECYKVAAFNGLNRVSKLD; from the coding sequence ATGGCCAATCCGTACGACCTCATCGTCATTGGCTCCGGACCGGCAGGTCAGCGTGCCGCAATTTACGGCGCCAAGCTGAACAAGAGAGTTGCGCTGATTGAAGCGCGCGAGGTGGTCGGTGGCGTGTGCATCAACACGGGCACGATTCCGTCGAAGACGATGCGCGAAGCCGTGCTGCATCTCTCGGGCTACAACTACAAGTCGATCTATGGCATGAACTATCGCGTGAAGGAGCGGATCACGATGGCCGATCTCGCCTTCCGCGTGCAGCACGTGATCAAGACAGAAGTCGATGTCACCGATGCGCAGCTCTCGCGCAATAACGTCGAGGTGCTGACCGGCGTTGCAAGCTTCGAAGACCCCACACACGTGAAGGTGACGAACACGCGCGGCCAGACAGTCTACGAGGGCCAGAACGTCATCATTGCGACGGGAACAAAGCCGGCGAGCTCGCCCAAAGTTCCGATCAACGGCACGACGATTGTGAATTCGGACCAGGTGCTGAACCTCGCGAACCTGCCGAAGACGATGATTATTGTCGGCGGCGGCGTCATCGGCGTGGAGTACTGCTGCATGTTCGCTGCGCTCGGCGTAAGAGTGACGTTAATCGAGCGCCGTCCACGGCTGCTCGAGTTTGCTGATCAGGAGATTGTGGAAGCGCTAAGCTACCACCTGCGCGACGCTCGCGTGACAATGCGACTGAATGAAGAGGTCGAGTCCGTTGAAGAGAGCGAAGGCTCTGTCGTCGCGAACCTCGAGTCGAAGAAGAAGCTTCAAGGGGACGCGCTGCTCTACGCGGTTGGCCGCCAAGGCAACGTCGACGAGCTGAACCTTTCGGCGGCGGGCATTGAGGCAGACGCGCGCGGACGCATTCCAGTGGACAAGGACTTCCGCACCAAGCAGCCGATCGTGTTTGCGGTCGGCGACGTGATTGGATTTCCGTCGCTCGCGTCAGTCTCCATGGAGCAGGGAAGGATTGCCGCGGCGCGCGCATTCGGCGACCAGACGATCGTTTCAAACCCAAGCTTTTACCCCTACGGCATCTACACAATTCCTGAGATCAGCTTCATCGGCAAGACGGAAGAGCAGCTGACAGAAGAGGATGTGCCGTATGAAGTCGGCGTGGCGTACTATCGCGAGATTGCACGCGGACAGATTCGCGGCGATACGACAGGCCGTCTGAAGCTGATCTTTCATCGCGGGAACCACTCGATTTTAGGTGTTCACATCATCGGCGAAGGTGCAAGCGAGCTCCTGCACATTGGACAGGCAGTGATGGCGCTGGGCGGCAGGCTGGAATACTTCGTCGACACGGTCTTCAACTACCCGACGTTGGCGGAGTGCTATAAGGTTGCTGCGTTCAACGGCTTGAACCGCGTCTCCAAGCTGGATTAG
- a CDS encoding thiamine phosphate synthase, with translation MLRCAITDGTASSFVNSAQIEALQNRVRRWAADGIDFIQLREKQLDSGALFALADAALRTLRDMNSSTKLMINARADVAIAVRARGVHLTSRPDELAPEQVRELFIHAGLPAPVVGISCHTADDILRARGSRPDYVLFGPVVEKRIDGELIAAGVGVDVLRHVCTLAHDIPVLALGGVTTANTAAILAAGAAGVAGIRLFAR, from the coding sequence ATGCTTCGATGCGCGATCACGGACGGCACTGCATCCAGTTTCGTGAACTCCGCACAGATTGAAGCGCTGCAGAATCGTGTGCGGCGTTGGGCCGCCGATGGCATCGATTTCATACAGCTTCGCGAAAAGCAGCTCGACAGCGGTGCGCTGTTCGCACTCGCCGATGCCGCGCTCCGCACACTTCGCGATATGAATTCGTCAACGAAGCTGATGATCAACGCACGCGCAGATGTTGCGATCGCCGTTCGTGCACGTGGCGTCCACCTCACCTCGCGGCCCGATGAACTCGCACCGGAACAGGTGCGCGAGCTCTTTATACATGCCGGCCTTCCCGCACCAGTCGTCGGCATCTCCTGCCACACGGCGGACGACATTCTCCGCGCGCGCGGCAGCCGCCCCGATTACGTACTTTTCGGGCCGGTCGTCGAGAAACGCATCGACGGCGAGCTTATCGCCGCAGGGGTCGGCGTCGACGTCCTTCGTCACGTCTGCACACTGGCTCATGACATTCCGGTGCTCGCGCTGGGCGGGGTTACAACCGCCAATACCGCAGCAATTCTCGCGGCTGGCGCGGCCGGAGTCGCCGGAATTCGTCTCTTCGCGCGCTAG
- a CDS encoding DUF177 domain-containing protein — MLITPLQLADESLPLNESLPEGAVDYAPGVRQIGPLSLTGKAELIVEHRGPREFVEDIRLRAHFEGRFELPCARCLEPVQMPLSGDFDLIYRPASVETEAGEHAITEDETEIGYYEKSGLLLEDAVREQVLLNLPSRALCQQECKGLCPKCGANRNTAECGCVEEQTDPRWSAFNGLTFSNKA; from the coding sequence ATGCTGATCACGCCTCTTCAACTCGCTGACGAATCCCTTCCACTCAACGAGAGCCTTCCGGAGGGCGCAGTCGACTACGCGCCCGGCGTCCGCCAGATCGGCCCGCTCTCCCTCACCGGCAAGGCCGAGCTTATCGTCGAGCACCGCGGCCCGCGGGAGTTTGTCGAGGACATCCGGCTCCGCGCGCACTTCGAAGGCAGGTTCGAGCTGCCCTGCGCCCGTTGCCTCGAGCCCGTCCAGATGCCGCTTTCAGGCGATTTCGACCTCATTTACCGGCCTGCGAGCGTGGAAACCGAGGCCGGCGAGCACGCGATCACCGAAGATGAGACCGAAATCGGTTATTATGAAAAGAGCGGCCTTCTGCTGGAGGACGCCGTGCGCGAGCAGGTGCTTTTGAACCTGCCCTCCCGTGCGCTCTGCCAGCAGGAGTGCAAAGGGCTTTGCCCGAAGTGTGGCGCCAATCGCAACACGGCCGAGTGCGGCTGCGTTGAAGAGCAGACAGACCCGCGCTGGAGTGCCTTCAACGGGCTCACCTTCAGCAATAAGGCCTGA
- the rpmF gene encoding 50S ribosomal protein L32: MPNPKRRHSKQRTAKRRSHDFLTPTGVSTCPNCGEPKRPHTVCAKCGEYKGRAVVAAKNAE, translated from the coding sequence ATGCCTAATCCGAAACGGCGCCACAGCAAGCAGCGCACCGCCAAGCGCCGCAGTCACGACTTCCTAACCCCGACCGGTGTCTCCACCTGCCCGAACTGTGGCGAGCCCAAGCGGCCTCACACGGTCTGCGCCAAGTGCGGCGAGTACAAGGGCCGGGCAGTCGTAGCAGCCAAGAACGCCGAGTAA
- the plsX gene encoding phosphate acyltransferase PlsX translates to MPIDIVLDAMGSDKAPDPEIRGAILAARHLDVRVHLVGPEDVLRPKLRAALKEDGDQSGGPLPNPLEALEALVNQNGRKRKHRPAVFLVQASEWISMEDKAALAVRSKRDSSMRVGLKMVREGRAGGFVTAGNTGAAMATAKMVLGSLQGVDRPALATVLPTTAGAPCVLLDVGANVDCDANNLRQFAVMGHMYAKDVLHISNPRLGLLSIGEEETKGNNLTRDTLPLLRELGLNFIGNVEGRDLYNGRADVVVCDGFVGNVALKTSEGVAKLVTTSLRESLKATVTAQMGALLSRKAFHNFKKRIDYSEYGGAPLLGVRGVCIVGHGSSNERAIMNGIRVAAEFALADVNHAIESALAPR, encoded by the coding sequence ATGCCAATCGACATCGTTCTCGATGCCATGGGGTCCGACAAGGCCCCCGACCCTGAGATCCGCGGGGCGATACTGGCTGCCCGCCATCTGGACGTCCGCGTCCACTTGGTTGGCCCAGAGGATGTTCTGCGCCCGAAACTGCGCGCGGCCCTCAAAGAGGATGGCGACCAGAGTGGCGGCCCTCTTCCCAATCCACTCGAAGCCCTTGAAGCTCTGGTCAACCAGAACGGCCGCAAGCGCAAGCACCGGCCGGCGGTTTTCCTTGTCCAGGCCAGCGAGTGGATCAGCATGGAGGACAAAGCCGCACTCGCCGTCCGCTCCAAGCGCGACAGCTCCATGCGCGTCGGCCTCAAGATGGTCCGCGAAGGACGTGCCGGCGGATTCGTAACCGCCGGCAACACGGGCGCCGCGATGGCGACCGCCAAAATGGTGCTCGGCTCTCTTCAGGGCGTCGACCGCCCGGCGCTGGCAACTGTGCTGCCCACCACCGCAGGCGCTCCCTGCGTGCTTCTCGATGTGGGCGCAAACGTCGACTGCGATGCCAACAACCTGCGGCAGTTCGCTGTGATGGGCCACATGTATGCCAAGGACGTCCTGCATATCTCCAATCCGCGCCTCGGCCTGCTTTCCATCGGCGAAGAGGAGACCAAGGGCAACAATCTCACCCGCGATACCCTTCCGCTGCTCCGCGAGCTCGGCCTGAACTTCATCGGCAATGTCGAAGGTCGCGACCTCTACAACGGCCGCGCCGACGTTGTTGTCTGCGACGGCTTCGTCGGCAATGTCGCGCTTAAAACCAGCGAAGGCGTTGCCAAGTTGGTAACGACCTCACTTCGAGAGAGCCTCAAGGCCACGGTCACGGCGCAGATGGGCGCTCTTCTCAGTCGCAAGGCCTTTCACAACTTCAAGAAGCGCATCGATTACTCCGAATACGGCGGAGCCCCGCTGCTGGGCGTGCGTGGCGTTTGCATCGTCGGCCATGGCAGTTCCAACGAGCGCGCCATCATGAACGGCATCCGCGTCGCGGCCGAGTTCGCTCTCGCCGACGTCAATCATGCGATCGAGAGTGCCCTGGCTCCCCGCTGA
- a CDS encoding SRPBCC family protein, whose translation MPEHVSRLDSALPEFPAAEGRGAIFSPLAQDTHEHRMRAHTVQTIGVDAQTLYELWKNVALAPRWMEYVVSAEPKSAKLTHWVLGNPEEPNGRRLEYDTEIVEEIPGEKISWRSIDSSVKEAGEVLFRPAMGDRGTVVVLQESANIPGGSLGMAAAAVAKRSPRQIVIEDLRHFKQLAEAGEIPTVDRNPHGPRGFIGSLKEHLYGENNPTPPGTKVH comes from the coding sequence ATGCCGGAGCATGTCAGCCGTCTCGATTCCGCACTGCCTGAATTTCCGGCAGCCGAAGGCCGTGGAGCGATTTTTTCGCCACTCGCGCAGGACACTCACGAGCACAGGATGCGAGCCCACACCGTGCAGACCATCGGGGTCGATGCACAGACCCTGTACGAGCTCTGGAAGAATGTCGCGCTTGCTCCACGCTGGATGGAATATGTCGTCTCCGCTGAGCCGAAGAGTGCAAAGCTGACTCACTGGGTCCTCGGAAATCCTGAAGAGCCGAACGGCCGCCGTCTTGAATATGACACCGAGATTGTCGAAGAAATCCCTGGCGAGAAGATCTCCTGGCGTTCCATCGACTCCTCCGTCAAAGAAGCCGGCGAGGTCCTCTTCCGTCCGGCAATGGGTGACCGCGGCACGGTCGTGGTCCTGCAGGAATCCGCCAACATTCCCGGCGGAAGCCTCGGCATGGCGGCAGCCGCAGTCGCGAAGCGCTCGCCACGCCAGATCGTCATCGAAGACCTTCGCCACTTCAAACAGCTAGCCGAAGCCGGCGAGATACCCACCGTTGATCGCAATCCGCACGGTCCTCGCGGTTTCATCGGAAGCCTCAAGGAGCATCTGTACGGCGAAAACAACCCCACGCCACCGGGAACGAAGGTCCACTGA
- a CDS encoding zinc-dependent alcohol dehydrogenase, translated as MKAVCWMGTGDIKVHQVPDPEIVNPHDAILRVTRTAICGSDLHLYDGYIPTMEAGDVLGHEFMGIVEEVGPEVKNLKRGDRVVVPFTISCGSCFFCKRQLWSLCDNTNPNAQIAETMYGYSGSALFGYSHMYGGYAGGQAQYVRVPFANVGPIKIENDLPDEKVLFLSDIYPTGYMGAENANIQPGDTVAVWGCGPVGLFAIASAYMLGAAQVIAIDRFPERLKLAREYCGAITIDYTDNDVVVVEALRDLTGGIGPDSCIDAVGMEAHSHTLIGMYDKVKQAVMLETDRPFVLRQAFQAIRKGGTLSIPGVYGGALDKMNFGAAFGKGIHMNMGQTHMHKYLKPLLKYIEDGKIDPSFLISHRVGIEEVPDMYKIWRDKKDQVTKIVIDPWRDQIGDRIAA; from the coding sequence ATGAAAGCAGTCTGCTGGATGGGAACGGGCGACATCAAGGTCCACCAGGTCCCCGACCCTGAGATCGTCAATCCGCACGACGCGATTCTTCGTGTCACCCGCACTGCGATCTGCGGCTCCGATCTCCACCTGTACGACGGCTATATCCCGACCATGGAGGCCGGCGACGTTCTCGGCCACGAGTTCATGGGCATCGTCGAAGAGGTTGGCCCCGAGGTCAAAAACCTCAAGCGGGGCGACCGTGTCGTCGTTCCCTTCACCATCTCCTGCGGCAGTTGCTTCTTCTGCAAGCGCCAGCTCTGGAGCCTGTGCGACAACACCAACCCTAATGCCCAAATCGCTGAAACCATGTACGGCTACTCCGGCTCGGCGCTGTTCGGCTACTCGCATATGTATGGCGGCTACGCCGGAGGCCAGGCGCAGTACGTACGCGTTCCGTTCGCAAACGTGGGCCCGATCAAGATCGAGAACGACCTTCCCGACGAAAAGGTGCTCTTCCTCTCCGACATCTATCCCACCGGCTACATGGGCGCGGAGAACGCGAATATCCAGCCGGGCGATACCGTCGCTGTCTGGGGCTGCGGTCCCGTTGGCCTGTTCGCCATTGCCAGCGCCTACATGCTCGGCGCGGCGCAGGTCATTGCCATCGATCGCTTCCCCGAGCGCCTGAAACTAGCACGCGAATACTGCGGCGCCATCACCATCGACTACACCGACAACGACGTTGTCGTCGTCGAAGCGCTTCGCGATCTCACCGGCGGCATCGGTCCTGACTCCTGCATCGATGCGGTCGGCATGGAGGCTCACTCCCACACACTCATCGGCATGTACGACAAGGTGAAGCAGGCTGTCATGCTCGAGACAGACCGCCCCTTCGTCCTCCGCCAGGCCTTCCAGGCCATTCGAAAAGGCGGCACGCTCTCCATACCCGGCGTCTACGGCGGCGCGCTCGACAAGATGAACTTCGGCGCGGCGTTCGGCAAGGGTATTCACATGAACATGGGCCAGACCCACATGCACAAATATTTGAAGCCGCTCCTCAAGTACATCGAGGACGGCAAGATTGACCCAAGCTTCCTGATCTCCCACCGCGTCGGCATCGAGGAAGTCCCCGACATGTACAAGATCTGGCGCGACAAGAAAGATCAGGTTACGAAGATCGTCATCGATCCCTGGCGGGATCAGATCGGCGACAGAATTGCAGCGTAG
- a CDS encoding DUF5076 domain-containing protein → MPSAKNLEPPPVAKRDAASFELLRVWIAEQGQHVSLRSGVWEDPFAWGIVLADLARHIVHAESLARKDLDQEAFFKRMLEGFEAEIESPTDDPEGQLTQ, encoded by the coding sequence ATGCCATCTGCCAAGAATCTCGAGCCACCTCCGGTTGCAAAGCGTGACGCAGCTTCCTTCGAGCTTCTGCGCGTCTGGATTGCCGAACAGGGCCAGCACGTCAGCCTGCGCTCCGGCGTGTGGGAAGACCCGTTTGCATGGGGAATCGTGCTCGCCGATCTGGCGCGGCACATCGTGCACGCCGAGTCGCTCGCGCGCAAAGACCTCGATCAGGAGGCCTTTTTCAAGCGCATGCTGGAAGGATTTGAAGCCGAGATCGAATCGCCCACCGACGATCCTGAAGGCCAGCTCACACAATAG
- a CDS encoding bifunctional 5,10-methylenetetrahydrofolate dehydrogenase/5,10-methenyltetrahydrofolate cyclohydrolase, translating to MQSALSAARVLDGIAIAAEIKSEVARDVELARRSGYTPGLAVVLVGDNAASQIYVRSKIKTCGELGIRSEMHTPPASITTEELLAIVHSLNSRDDVDGILIQLPLPDHVDTSLLLEAVDPRKDVDGFHPINAGRLLSGAAMDTVLAPCTPAGIMEILKRSNIPIAGADAVVVGRSNIVGKPIASMLINASATVTVCHSRTRDLPKITREADILVAAIGRAGFVHRDMVRPGATIVDVGINRLTGEAEFSRFFPPDHPDHIIRRQGFEKRGSTVIGDVDPAAFAVSGAYTPVPGGVGALTIAMLMSNTAKAARLRRNLPAPRH from the coding sequence ATGCAGTCTGCTCTCTCTGCCGCCCGTGTTCTGGATGGCATCGCCATCGCCGCCGAGATCAAGTCCGAGGTCGCTCGCGACGTAGAACTCGCCCGCCGCTCCGGCTACACTCCAGGCCTCGCCGTCGTTCTCGTCGGTGACAACGCCGCTTCGCAAATTTACGTCCGCAGCAAGATCAAGACCTGCGGCGAGCTCGGCATCCGCTCCGAGATGCACACTCCGCCCGCCAGCATCACCACTGAAGAGTTGCTCGCGATCGTGCACTCGCTGAATTCGCGCGACGATGTCGATGGCATTCTCATCCAGCTTCCACTACCTGATCATGTCGACACCAGCCTCCTGCTCGAGGCCGTCGATCCGCGCAAGGATGTCGATGGCTTCCACCCCATCAACGCCGGCCGTCTGCTCAGCGGCGCGGCCATGGACACCGTGCTCGCTCCCTGCACGCCCGCGGGCATCATGGAGATCCTCAAGCGCAGCAACATTCCGATCGCCGGCGCCGATGCAGTCGTCGTCGGCCGCTCGAACATCGTGGGCAAGCCCATCGCCTCGATGCTCATCAACGCCTCCGCGACCGTTACCGTCTGCCACTCGCGCACACGCGACCTGCCCAAGATCACGCGCGAGGCCGACATCCTCGTCGCCGCCATTGGCCGCGCAGGCTTCGTGCATCGCGACATGGTGCGCCCCGGCGCCACCATCGTCGACGTCGGCATCAACCGCCTCACGGGAGAAGCCGAGTTCTCGCGCTTCTTCCCGCCCGACCACCCGGACCACATCATCCGCAGACAAGGCTTTGAGAAACGTGGCTCCACAGTCATCGGCGACGTCGACCCAGCAGCGTTCGCCGTCTCCGGTGCCTACACGCCAGTGCCCGGTGGGGTCGGCGCGCTCACCATCGCCATGCTGATGTCCAACACCGCGAAAGCCGCGCGCCTGCGCCGCAACCTGCCGGCGCCTCGCCACTAG
- the coaE gene encoding dephospho-CoA kinase (Dephospho-CoA kinase (CoaE) performs the final step in coenzyme A biosynthesis.), with product MLRVGLTGELGSGKSTVARMLAQHGAVILSSDEMGRAMMQPGHAAFDQIVEHFGTSVLNDDGTLNRHALAKLAFDPHAPRVEELNAIIHPAVITAQAEQIAELARTQPHAIVVIESALIFSTKHAPGRGWRDRFDCILLVTAPDDIKIDRFIQRTSPGAAELPQLREDARRRLQAQRASIPDQIPTYRLENDGTLIELTQRVDALWSELQQLEARTRTLA from the coding sequence ATGCTGCGCGTCGGTCTCACCGGAGAACTTGGCAGCGGCAAATCCACCGTTGCGCGCATGCTTGCACAGCACGGCGCCGTCATTCTCTCTTCCGACGAAATGGGCCGCGCAATGATGCAGCCCGGCCACGCTGCATTCGACCAGATCGTCGAGCACTTCGGCACCAGCGTCCTGAACGACGACGGCACGCTCAACCGTCACGCACTCGCGAAGCTCGCCTTCGACCCTCACGCCCCGCGCGTCGAAGAGCTCAACGCGATCATCCACCCTGCCGTGATTACCGCTCAGGCCGAACAGATTGCCGAGCTCGCCCGAACCCAGCCGCACGCTATCGTCGTCATCGAATCCGCGCTCATCTTCTCTACGAAACATGCACCCGGCCGCGGTTGGCGTGACCGCTTCGACTGCATCCTCCTCGTCACCGCGCCCGACGACATCAAGATTGACCGCTTCATCCAGCGAACCTCACCGGGCGCCGCAGAACTCCCGCAACTACGCGAAGACGCCCGCCGGCGCCTCCAGGCACAGCGCGCCTCGATCCCTGACCAAATTCCGACCTACAGGCTCGAGAACGACGGCACACTCATCGAGCTCACTCAACGCGTCGACGCGCTCTGGTCCGAACTCCAGCAACTCGAAGCCCGAACCAGAACGCTTGCGTAG
- the ahcY gene encoding adenosylhomocysteinase yields MATATLTEVQQSALPYKVADISLADWGRKEITIAEQEMPGLMSIRAKYAPSKPLKGVRVTGSLHMTIQTAVLIETLTALGATVRWASCNIFSTQDHAAAAIAAAGVPVFAWKGETLEEYWWCTDQALRHENGTGPQLVVDDGGDVTLLIHKGYELEEGDRSFVDGKAGSVEEGVIQKLLKNVLAEDAQRWHRVAKDWRGVSEETTTGVHRLYKMLEQGKLLVPAINVNDSVTKSKFDNLYGCRESLVDGIKRATDVMIAGKVAVVCGYGDVGKGSAKSLRGLGARVVITEIDPINALQAAMEGFEVTTIEETLGRGDIYVTTTGNVDVITLEHMRQMKDQAIVCNIGHFDNEIQMAELEGSDAKRLNIKPQVDQYTFPNGNSIFILAEGRLVNLGCATGHPSFVMSNSFSNQTLAQLDLWANKDTYKPGVYILPKKLDEEVARLHLEKIGVKLTTLSKKQADYLGVPVEGPYKAEHYRY; encoded by the coding sequence ATGGCTACCGCCACACTCACCGAAGTTCAGCAGTCCGCCCTTCCATACAAAGTCGCCGATATCTCGCTGGCCGACTGGGGCCGCAAAGAGATCACCATCGCCGAGCAGGAGATGCCCGGCCTCATGTCCATCCGCGCCAAGTACGCGCCTTCAAAGCCGCTCAAGGGCGTGCGCGTCACCGGCTCGCTGCACATGACCATCCAGACTGCCGTGCTCATCGAGACACTTACCGCGCTGGGCGCAACAGTCCGCTGGGCCTCCTGCAACATCTTCTCCACGCAGGACCACGCCGCCGCCGCCATCGCCGCTGCCGGTGTGCCTGTCTTCGCCTGGAAGGGTGAGACCCTCGAAGAGTACTGGTGGTGCACCGACCAGGCGCTGCGTCATGAGAACGGCACCGGCCCACAGCTCGTCGTCGACGACGGCGGCGACGTCACGCTCCTCATCCATAAGGGCTATGAGCTCGAAGAGGGCGACCGCAGCTTCGTCGATGGCAAGGCCGGGTCCGTCGAAGAGGGTGTCATCCAGAAGCTTCTCAAGAACGTCCTCGCCGAGGACGCACAGCGCTGGCATCGCGTAGCGAAGGATTGGCGCGGAGTTTCGGAAGAGACCACCACCGGCGTTCACCGCCTCTACAAGATGCTCGAGCAGGGCAAGCTCCTCGTCCCTGCCATCAACGTCAACGACTCCGTCACCAAGTCCAAGTTCGACAACCTCTACGGCTGCCGCGAGTCGCTCGTCGACGGCATCAAGCGTGCCACCGACGTGATGATCGCCGGCAAGGTCGCGGTCGTCTGCGGCTATGGCGATGTCGGCAAGGGCTCCGCGAAGTCGCTCCGCGGTCTCGGCGCGCGCGTCGTGATCACTGAGATCGACCCCATCAACGCCCTGCAGGCCGCGATGGAAGGCTTTGAGGTCACCACGATCGAAGAGACCCTCGGCCGCGGCGACATCTACGTCACCACCACCGGCAACGTCGACGTCATCACGCTCGAGCACATGCGCCAGATGAAGGACCAGGCCATCGTCTGCAACATCGGTCACTTCGACAACGAGATCCAGATGGCCGAGCTCGAAGGTTCAGACGCCAAGCGCCTGAACATCAAGCCGCAGGTCGATCAGTACACCTTCCCCAACGGCAACTCGATCTTCATCCTGGCCGAAGGCCGCCTGGTCAACCTCGGCTGCGCCACCGGCCATCCGAGCTTCGTGATGTCCAACAGCTTCTCCAACCAGACGCTCGCGCAGCTCGACCTCTGGGCCAACAAGGACACCTACAAGCCCGGCGTCTACATCCTGCCCAAGAAGCTCGACGAAGAGGTCGCACGCCTCCACCTCGAGAAGATCGGCGTGAAACTCACCACGCTCTCGAAGAAGCAGGCCGACTACCTCGGCGTCCCCGTCGAAGGTCCTTACAAGGCCGAGCACTACCGCTACTAA
- a CDS encoding DUF4397 domain-containing protein, which translates to MASALPTIPARMSVCIARAKASRGRRLCVGALGVTAMLMLGCQGIDMSPESVAQVRVIAASPDAGSMDFYAGGTALAYSVDFGSASTYVPLPAGNVRLSANTANTTQMLVAANAGLTPGRQYTAVVTNVAASLQENIYADQTAPAPAGEVAVRVIDAATRAGSVDLYMVPAGEKLKATAAMRAGVGFGSATGYMLLPAGTYSLVVLPGGTAPTNQALPLMTAPQTTYAAGAVRTVVLVDHPNVKEPGVDEIEASDYEPQESKQ; encoded by the coding sequence GTGGCTTCGGCACTCCCTACAATTCCTGCACGGATGAGCGTGTGTATCGCGCGGGCGAAGGCCTCGCGCGGACGGCGATTGTGTGTGGGTGCGCTGGGCGTGACGGCGATGCTGATGCTCGGTTGCCAGGGAATCGACATGAGCCCGGAGAGTGTCGCGCAGGTGCGGGTGATTGCGGCGTCGCCGGACGCGGGAAGCATGGACTTTTATGCCGGCGGAACGGCGCTGGCGTACAGCGTTGACTTCGGCAGTGCGAGCACGTACGTGCCGCTGCCTGCGGGCAATGTGCGGCTGAGTGCGAACACGGCGAACACGACGCAGATGCTGGTGGCGGCCAATGCGGGACTCACTCCTGGCAGGCAATACACGGCGGTGGTGACGAATGTCGCGGCGAGCCTTCAGGAGAACATTTACGCGGACCAGACGGCGCCTGCACCGGCGGGCGAGGTTGCGGTGCGGGTGATCGATGCGGCGACGCGCGCGGGCAGTGTCGATCTTTATATGGTGCCCGCCGGTGAAAAGTTGAAGGCGACGGCGGCGATGCGCGCGGGCGTGGGCTTTGGGTCTGCGACGGGATACATGCTGCTGCCCGCGGGTACGTATTCGCTGGTGGTGCTGCCCGGCGGGACGGCGCCGACGAACCAGGCGCTCCCGCTGATGACGGCGCCGCAGACGACGTATGCGGCGGGCGCCGTCCGTACCGTGGTGCTGGTGGATCATCCCAACGTGAAGGAACCGGGCGTGGATGAGATTGAGGCGAGCGACTACGAGCCGCAGGAAAGCAAGCAATAG
- a CDS encoding helix-hairpin-helix domain-containing protein: MSRWNRLLSYACLGLLISLPGVVSAGTPAMGPKAPHAMAPAPAPDLIDINTATADQLKTLPGIGDAYAKRIIDGRPYSSKNQLVTKGIIPKATYDKIADKIVAHKK, from the coding sequence ATGTCACGTTGGAATCGCCTGCTTTCCTATGCTTGTCTCGGGCTCCTGATTAGTCTTCCGGGTGTGGTGTCGGCGGGAACGCCGGCGATGGGCCCGAAAGCACCGCATGCAATGGCTCCCGCACCGGCACCGGATTTGATTGACATCAACACGGCAACGGCGGACCAGTTGAAGACGCTGCCAGGCATCGGCGATGCGTATGCGAAACGGATCATCGACGGGCGGCCGTACTCGTCGAAGAACCAGCTGGTGACCAAAGGCATCATTCCGAAGGCGACCTACGACAAGATTGCGGACAAGATCGTCGCGCACAAGAAGTAA